From Aedes albopictus strain Foshan chromosome 1, AalbF5, whole genome shotgun sequence, one genomic window encodes:
- the LOC134285617 gene encoding uncharacterized protein LOC134285617 encodes MMETYRIYAKDLEEDEVDYELSIRGYPLEGPMDTRYRSLRLALRQPENGDAILNTEYSLTGDFVVVPIKLKEIETLLETDDLKCFSRLVHYHKRVRRYVPETDAQRRNQQELLDVINRMMLKYYNVDLRDAADLVPVMRLAANRPEAAGAAARGMNMRDVTASLAKQFNTGSNAIGDGVGVSTPVKTRISNGSLPPVGEELISFTEDGGTLSCPQGTPKAAVASTGAVRKQPMEGEDRGEDGLKNVAGEVREPMIPAKRRESGEVPPGIASPKGAVGGVPVSRFEPRNPLRPIEVDCLWETPEFKSSIPNTLIPPKQRVSSEPLAAARQMVSPGVVRGKPAQEKIDMSDFVHKSEIRGYIQSYLDQVFTSERHFPGRMNPPVVDTLVDRIANIGIHDPEVSQISRAANQRPEVDFDPPLQLPRTTPIYGGSVRNNQHSNSGVRVDPPRMDPGLISPFDNGGEPSYSNANVIGRPDNLGGNWANYSSRRRLPHQTCNIIEKWPKFSGDSNPVPVVDFLRQVEILSRSYQVTPDELRMHAHLLFKDDAYVWFTAYESQLATWDMLLIYLKMRYDNPNRDRFIREEMRNRKQRPNELFSAYLTDLEAMSQRMTRKMTREEKFDIVVENMKISYKRRLALEPVNSIEHLAQLCYRFDALEANLYAPRSVMKPALNAIDCDEEYDKDSGDDEEACLLALQPKNLRKRNTNGPKDKSEKENSQLLCWNCRQSGHMWRDCNRKKGIFCHICGAPETTAYRCPENHNLRPRDSSPEVPKNE; translated from the coding sequence ATGATGGAAACATATCGCATTTACGCGAAAGATTTGGAGGAGGATGAGGTTGACTATGAGCTGTCCATTCGGGGTTACCCTCTCGAAGGGCCCATGGACACGCGTTACCGTTCCCTACGGTTGGCCTTACGTCAACCCGAAAACGGGGATGCAATTTTGAACACGGAGTACTCGTTGACCGGTGACTTCGTGGTTGTTCCCATTAAACTAAAAGAAATTGAAACTTTGTTAGAGACAGACGATTTAAAGTGTTTTTCGAGACTTGTGCATTACCACAAAAGAGTGCGCCGTTATGTGCCTGAAACAGATGCTCAGCGACGAAATCAGCAGGAGTTGTTGGACGTGATCAATCGGATGATGCTAAAGTATTACAACGTGGATCTGCGAGATGCAGCTGACTTGGTTCCGGTGATGCGTTTGGCAGCAAATCGACCTGAGGCTGCTGGAGCTGCGGCTCGTGGCATGAACATGAGGGATGTGACAGCATCTTTGGCTAAGCAGTTCAACACCGGAAGTAATGCAATCGGTGACGGCGTGGGCGTATCAACCCCAGTAAAAACCCGTATCTCAAATGGATCTCTACCTCCAGTAGGGGAAGAGTTAATCAGTTTTACTGAAGATGGAGGCACCTTATCGTGTCCACAAGGAACTCCAAAGGCAGCAGTGGCTTCGACTGGAGCAGTTCGTAAACAACCAATGGAGGGCGAGGACAGAGGTGAGGACGGCCTCAAAAATGTCGCGGGTGAGGTGCGCGAACCAATGATACCGGCAAAACGTAGGGAATCTGGAGAAGTTCCGCCGGGGATCGCTTCGCCGAAAGGAGCTGTAGGTGGTGTTCCGGTCAGCCGATTTGAACCACGGAACCCGTTGAGGCCGATCGAGGTGGATTGCCTGTGGGAGACTCCAGAATTCAAAAGCAGCATTCCGAATACACTGATTCCGCCGAAGCAACGAGTGAGTAGTGAACCGCTTGCTGCAGCACGACAAATGGTGAGCCCCGGAGTTGTTCGTGGGAAACCTGCCCAAGAAAAGATAGATATGAGTGATTTTGTGCACAAATCTGAGATTCGAGGATACATCCAGTCGTACTTGGACCAAGTTTTCACGTCGGAACGTCATTTTCCAGGAAGGATGAACCCACCCGTGGTCGATACGTTGGTTGACAGAATTGCCAACATTGGAATACATGATCCAGAGGTTTCGCAGATATCCAGAGCGGCCAATCAACGCCCCGAAGTGGATTTTGATCCGCCATTGCAGTTGCCTCGGACGACGCCTATCTATGGTGGATCTGTAAGGAATAACCAACATTCGAACTCAGGTGTACGCGTCGACCCTCCCAGAATGGATCCGGGTTTGATATCTCCTTTTGATAACGGCGGGGAGCCTTCGTATTCCAACGCTAATGTGATTGGAAGACCGGATAATCTTGGTGGAAATTGGGCGAATTATTCGTCCCGTAGGAGATTGCCTCATCAGACCTGTAACATAATTGAGAAATGGCCGAAATTTTCGGGTGATTCTAATCCTGTTCCGGTTGTAGATTTCTTGCGTCAGGTAGAAATCCTTAGTCGCTCGTACCAGGTCACCCCAGATGAGTTGCGGATGCATGCTCATTTGCTATTTAAAGATGACGCCTATGTATGGTTTACGGCCTACGAGAGTCAACTAGCGACATGGGACATGCTGTTAATCTACCTGAAAATGCGCTATGACAATCCGAACAGAGACCGATTTATCCGGGAGGAAATGAGGAATCGTAAGCAACGGCCAAACGAATTGTTCAGCGCCTATTTGACGGATTTGGAGGCCATGTCGCAAAGGATGACCCGCAAGATGACCAGGGAGGAGAAATTCGATATCGTTGTAGAGAATATGAAAATTTCCTACAAGCGAAGACTGGCATTAGAGCCGGTCAATTCAATTGAACATTTAGCTCAATTGTGTTACCGATTCGACGCGTTAGAAGCCAACTTGTATGCGCCGCGGAGTGTGATGAAGCCAGCTCTCAATGCTATCGACTGCGACGAAGAGTATGATAAAGATTCGGGGGACGACGAAGAAGCGTGTTTGCTGGCACTACAACCGAAAAACCTCCGCAAGAGAAATACTAACGGTCCTAAGGACAAAAGCGAAAAAGAAAACAGTCAGCTACTTTGCTGGAATTGCCGCCAGAGTGGACACATGTGGCGAGACTGCAATCGCAAGAAAGGCATTTTCTGCCACATTTGTGGAGCACCTGAAACGACTGCATACCGGTGTCCCGAAAACCATAATTTGCGACCTCGAGATTCGTCGCCCGAGGTACCAAAAAACGAGTAA